A section of the Cryobacterium soli genome encodes:
- the pyrR gene encoding bifunctional pyr operon transcriptional regulator/uracil phosphoribosyltransferase PyrR, with translation MTERTVLTQADITRALTRISHEILESNRGAENLVVLGIPTRGVALARRIAEIIQRIEPTSAAVRVGSLDVTMYRDDLAHTRTRTPSPTQVPGSIDGATVVLVDDVLYSGRTIRAALDALGDHGRPSVVRLAVLVDRGHRELPIRADFVGKNLPSASHERINVHLTEVDGDEFVSIEGGADE, from the coding sequence TTGACGGAGCGCACTGTGCTCACCCAGGCTGACATCACCCGTGCGTTGACTCGGATCTCTCACGAGATCCTGGAGTCCAATCGAGGAGCGGAGAACCTGGTCGTTCTGGGCATCCCCACCAGGGGAGTCGCCCTCGCCCGGCGCATCGCCGAGATCATCCAGCGCATCGAGCCCACCTCTGCCGCCGTGCGGGTCGGTTCACTCGACGTGACGATGTACCGCGACGACCTCGCCCATACCCGCACCCGCACGCCCTCGCCCACCCAGGTTCCCGGCAGCATCGACGGCGCCACCGTGGTGCTCGTCGATGACGTGCTCTACTCCGGTCGCACCATCCGCGCCGCGCTCGACGCCCTCGGCGACCACGGCCGGCCCAGCGTGGTGCGCCTCGCTGTGCTCGTCGACCGCGGCCACCGCGAACTGCCGATCCGCGCCGACTTCGTGGGTAAGAACCTGCCCAGCGCCAGCCACGAACGCATCAACGTGCACCTGACCGAGGTGGACGGCGACGAGTTCGTGAGCATCGAGGGAGGGGCAGACGAATGA